In Candidatus Vicinibacter proximus, the following are encoded in one genomic region:
- a CDS encoding dihydrofolate reductase family protein: MSKIIFDSGISLDGFFAGDNRSPDNPMGGVSGEIHKWMFKQKAFWKHIKMEGGEEYGADSKLIEDVFARTGSYIMGKRMFEEGEVHWPEDLYQADVYVLTHEKREPWIQKGTTVFYFINDGIYSALEKARKSANGKVIRIQGGANIIQQFLNAGLVDEFFIHIAPVFLGSGIRLFDCIKKDIYDIQIAEVIPSNYTTHLRYKLTRK; the protein is encoded by the coding sequence ATGAGCAAAATTATCTTCGACAGCGGAATTTCATTGGATGGATTTTTCGCAGGGGACAACAGAAGTCCAGACAATCCTATGGGGGGCGTTTCAGGGGAAATTCACAAATGGATGTTTAAACAAAAAGCTTTTTGGAAACACATTAAAATGGAAGGTGGCGAAGAATATGGCGCAGACAGTAAGCTCATTGAAGATGTTTTCGCAAGAACAGGTTCCTACATTATGGGAAAAAGAATGTTTGAAGAAGGGGAAGTCCATTGGCCGGAAGATTTATATCAGGCCGATGTTTATGTGTTGACACATGAAAAACGGGAACCCTGGATTCAAAAAGGAACAACAGTCTTTTATTTCATTAATGATGGTATATATAGTGCATTGGAAAAAGCAAGAAAATCAGCCAATGGCAAAGTTATAAGAATACAGGGAGGTGCAAATATTATTCAACAATTCCTCAATGCCGGGCTTGTGGACGAGTTTTTCATTCACATCGCTCCCGTTTTTCTTGGAAGCGGTATTCGTCTTTTTGACTGTATAAAAAAAGACATTTATGATATTCAAATTGCAGAGGTAATCCCATCCAATTATACCACTCACCTGAGATATAAATTAACAAGAAAATAA
- a CDS encoding alpha/beta hydrolase, whose amino-acid sequence MIANDSLILKKAYSEVNGLSMYYEIYGQGKPIVLIHGGGSTIQTSFEKIIPLLAQKRMVIAMELQAHGRTNDRNADLTFEQDADDVAALLKNLNIDQSDFLGFSNGGTTAMQIAIRHPSLVDKLILASALAKRNGVPEWFWDFMSQAKLENMPEQLKESYKKVAKDPNGLKVMHDRDAKRMVNFKNIPDEQIKSIQASTLIIIADKDIITPEHAIELHRQIANSELAIIPGSHGQYIGEVTTITPDFKESDLVFPMIEKFLTKTTEKKKN is encoded by the coding sequence ATGATCGCGAATGACAGTTTGATTTTAAAAAAAGCTTATTCCGAAGTAAATGGATTGAGCATGTATTATGAAATATACGGACAAGGCAAACCCATTGTATTAATCCACGGGGGTGGCTCAACCATACAGACAAGTTTTGAAAAAATCATTCCATTGCTTGCTCAAAAAAGAATGGTAATTGCCATGGAATTACAAGCTCATGGAAGAACCAATGACCGAAACGCTGACCTTACATTTGAACAAGATGCGGACGATGTGGCTGCCCTTCTCAAAAATTTAAATATTGACCAATCTGATTTTCTCGGTTTCAGCAATGGAGGAACAACTGCAATGCAAATTGCCATTCGTCATCCTTCTTTAGTGGATAAACTGATTTTAGCTTCAGCACTTGCCAAAAGAAATGGCGTACCGGAATGGTTTTGGGATTTTATGTCACAAGCTAAATTGGAAAATATGCCTGAACAACTAAAAGAAAGTTACAAAAAAGTGGCAAAAGACCCGAACGGACTAAAAGTTATGCATGACAGAGATGCTAAAAGAATGGTAAATTTCAAAAACATTCCGGACGAGCAAATTAAATCTATCCAAGCATCTACTTTAATTATCATAGCTGACAAAGACATAATCACACCAGAACACGCCATAGAATTGCATAGACAAATTGCCAATTCTGAATTAGCCATCATTCCAGGTTCACACGGGCAATATATCGGAGAGGTAACAACCATAACTCCTGACTTTAAAGAAAGCGATCTGGTCTTTCCCATGATTGAAAAATTTCTGACTAAAACAACAGAAAAGAAGAAGAATTAA
- a CDS encoding nuclear transport factor 2 family protein gives MSKREIAENFLMLASKGESHKAFELFVADNFIHHNAYFKGDRLTLMTAMEENALKNPNKIFEIQRSLEDGNLVAVHSRVQLKHGNIEIAVIHIFKFDQDKIAELWDFGQAVPADIVNENGMF, from the coding sequence ATGTCAAAAAGAGAAATCGCAGAAAACTTTCTGATGCTTGCTTCAAAAGGAGAATCACACAAAGCTTTTGAATTATTCGTAGCCGACAATTTTATACACCATAATGCATACTTTAAAGGAGACAGACTTACTTTAATGACTGCCATGGAAGAAAATGCGTTAAAAAATCCCAACAAGATTTTTGAAATCCAAAGATCTTTGGAGGATGGAAATTTAGTTGCTGTTCATTCTCGTGTGCAATTGAAACATGGCAATATAGAAATCGCGGTTATTCATATTTTTAAATTTGACCAAGACAAAATCGCAGAACTTTGGGACTTCGGACAAGCTGTTCCTGCCGACATCGTAAACGAAAATGGGATGTTTTAA
- a CDS encoding helix-turn-helix transcriptional regulator, producing MKETILPKGTVEIIFNLSDSITYINHALDIKKTLPYCFINGINFKPFNLIKSGQQLFLGIQLNAIGLKGLFNVTVQEFNNNVVESSEVCKSLNTLFHQLSLMKTFKEQVETIRNWLHQKISKSKHYKGIDHFHNLFYKQKLNELKVKEFCHSIPISDRQLRRLSTEWLGMNLETFLLYNKYLFSLHLLHTSDLSLTQIGLEAGYYDQSHFIREFKSYTDLTPKEYQKSIKGLPGHIIR from the coding sequence ATGAAAGAAACAATATTGCCTAAAGGGACAGTTGAAATAATCTTTAATCTTTCAGACAGTATCACTTACATTAACCATGCCTTGGATATTAAGAAGACATTGCCTTACTGCTTTATTAACGGCATCAATTTTAAGCCATTCAATCTAATTAAAAGCGGACAACAATTATTTTTAGGCATTCAATTAAATGCCATAGGGCTAAAAGGGTTGTTTAATGTAACAGTGCAGGAATTCAACAATAACGTTGTGGAGAGTTCGGAGGTTTGCAAATCACTCAATACATTATTCCATCAATTGAGTTTGATGAAAACATTTAAAGAACAAGTGGAAACTATAAGAAATTGGCTACACCAGAAAATTTCAAAATCAAAACATTATAAAGGTATAGATCATTTTCACAACTTGTTTTATAAACAAAAATTAAATGAACTTAAAGTAAAGGAATTCTGCCACAGTATACCAATTTCAGACCGTCAATTAAGGCGTCTGTCAACGGAGTGGTTGGGAATGAATTTGGAAACATTTTTACTCTACAATAAATATCTTTTCTCTTTGCATTTACTGCACACTTCAGATTTATCCCTTACACAAATTGGACTGGAGGCGGGGTATTATGACCAATCTCATTTTATCAGAGAATTTAAATCTTATACTGACCTCACACCCAAAGAATATCAGAAATCCATTAAAGGACTGCCAGGACATATTATCAGATAA
- a CDS encoding c-type cytochrome: MKRLLKIFAYIFCVILLLFALLLIYVKNMLPAVGNPPEIKVEMSPENIERGYYLANHVMVCMDCHSKRDWTLFSGPIIAGTEGQGGEVFDQKTGFPGKYISSNITPYNLGKWSDGEIFRAITTGVSKDGRALFSIMPYHNFGQLDVDDIAAVIAYIRSIEPIKNEPEKSSSDFPMNFIINTLPKKSEFKKIPSKSDVVSYGKYMVTSAGCMDCHTKQEKGKFVGEVFAGGFEFMLPDGSGSIVRSSNLTPDKTTGIGNWTKEQFITRFKMYSDSSYKHIIVKSGEFQTPMPWTMYTGMTTDDLAAIYEYLHNLKPVENSIVKFSMSK, translated from the coding sequence ATGAAAAGACTTTTGAAAATATTCGCTTATATTTTTTGTGTAATATTATTGCTGTTTGCATTACTACTCATTTATGTAAAAAACATGTTACCTGCCGTTGGTAATCCTCCTGAAATAAAAGTTGAAATGAGTCCAGAAAACATCGAACGCGGATACTATTTGGCAAATCATGTTATGGTGTGTATGGATTGTCATTCAAAAAGGGATTGGACATTATTTTCAGGTCCAATTATTGCAGGGACTGAAGGGCAAGGGGGGGAAGTCTTTGATCAGAAAACCGGGTTTCCAGGTAAATATATTTCAAGCAATATTACCCCTTACAACCTAGGTAAATGGTCTGATGGAGAAATTTTCAGAGCTATAACAACAGGTGTTTCAAAAGATGGAAGAGCTTTATTTTCAATTATGCCCTATCATAATTTCGGTCAATTGGATGTGGATGATATCGCTGCTGTAATTGCATATATCAGAAGTATAGAACCCATAAAAAATGAACCTGAAAAATCAAGCTCAGACTTTCCGATGAATTTCATTATAAACACCCTTCCAAAGAAATCGGAGTTTAAAAAAATTCCATCAAAATCTGATGTCGTTAGCTATGGAAAGTATATGGTTACTTCTGCAGGATGCATGGATTGCCACACCAAACAAGAAAAAGGCAAATTTGTTGGAGAAGTATTTGCTGGAGGATTCGAATTTATGTTACCAGATGGTTCCGGTTCTATTGTAAGATCTTCTAATCTAACACCCGACAAGACAACAGGAATCGGAAATTGGACAAAGGAACAATTTATAACTCGATTTAAAATGTATTCAGATAGTTCTTACAAACATATAATTGTGAAATCGGGCGAATTTCAAACGCCAATGCCATGGACAATGTATACTGGCATGACAACAGATGACTTAGCGGCCATTTATGAATATCTACACAATTTAAAACCAGTAGAGAACTCAATAGTTAAATTT